The Pseudomonas sp. GD03919 region GCTGGTGGCCCTGCCATGATGCGCGATCTGGATCTCGACGCCCTGCAGGCGCAACTGGCCGGTACTCCGTTGCAAGACTGGGCCTGCGAGTTGCCCGGCCAGCTCGACGCCAAACTGGCCATCGGTCACGGCGATCTGCCGCGCTGGTACGGTGCCGTGCAGGCGCTACCGGATCTGCCGGTGAGCGAGGTGGAACTGGTGCAGCGCTTCACCTTCGGCGGCGCCTGCGATGACAGCACGCGCGCACAATTGAAAGCCGCACTGCAGGGGCTGATTCCCTGGCGCAAGGGCCCGTTCGAGCTGTTCGGCGTGCATATCGACACCGAATGGCGTTCGGACTGGAAATGGCAGCGCGTCGCCCCGCATCTCGACCTGCATGGCAAGCGTATCCTCGACGTCGGCTGCGGCAATGGCTACTACATGTGGCGCATGCTCGGCGCCGGTGCCGACAGCGTGGTCGGCATCGACCCTAACTGGCTGTTCCTCTGCCAGTTCCTGGCGATGAAGCGTTACCTGCCCGATTACCCTGTCT contains the following coding sequences:
- the cmoB gene encoding tRNA 5-methoxyuridine(34)/uridine 5-oxyacetic acid(34) synthase CmoB, whose product is MMRDLDLDALQAQLAGTPLQDWACELPGQLDAKLAIGHGDLPRWYGAVQALPDLPVSEVELVQRFTFGGACDDSTRAQLKAALQGLIPWRKGPFELFGVHIDTEWRSDWKWQRVAPHLDLHGKRILDVGCGNGYYMWRMLGAGADSVVGIDPNWLFLCQFLAMKRYLPDYPVWHLPLAFEELPAKLQGFDTVFSMGVLYHRRSPIDHLLDLKDALVKGGELVLETLVIEGDTEQVLVPEDRYAQMRNVWFLPSVPALERWLRRAGFEDVRCVDVSRTSVEEQRATEWMRFQSLPEFLDPADHNRTLEGLPAPTRAVLIARKP